The following proteins are encoded in a genomic region of Nocardioides renjunii:
- the gcvT gene encoding glycine cleavage system aminomethyltransferase GcvT, translating to MAATLKQSPLHDRHEALGAKFAEFGGWSMPLEYPTGVVKEHTTVRETVGVFDVSHLGKAMVAGPGAAELVNATLSNDLAKIEPGKAQYTLCLDESGGIVDDLIAYWHDDEHVLLIPNAANAAEVVRRLQAAAPAGVKVVDHHDDYAVLAVQGSRSDEVLEKVGLPTGHGYMSFVEAELHDTGVGVVVCRTGYTGERGYELVVVNDAAGELWDALMAAGAEHGITACGLGARDTLRTEMGYPLHGQDIGLDTNPVEAGLAWAVGWNKESFWGRDAVVRVKEEGPRRRLRGLVALGRGIPRPGMGVTLTHDIPLADITSGTFSPTLRKGIGLALIPTMVAEDAQVGVDVRGRREIFQLVKPPFVDPSVKES from the coding sequence CTCCATGACCGCCACGAGGCCCTCGGAGCCAAGTTCGCGGAGTTCGGCGGGTGGTCGATGCCGCTGGAGTACCCGACCGGGGTCGTCAAGGAGCACACCACGGTCCGCGAGACCGTCGGCGTCTTCGACGTGAGCCACCTCGGCAAGGCGATGGTGGCGGGTCCGGGCGCTGCCGAGCTCGTCAACGCCACGCTCTCCAACGACCTGGCCAAGATCGAGCCGGGCAAGGCCCAGTACACCCTCTGCCTCGACGAGTCCGGCGGCATCGTCGACGACCTGATCGCCTACTGGCACGACGACGAGCACGTGCTGCTCATCCCCAACGCCGCCAACGCCGCCGAGGTCGTGCGCCGGTTGCAGGCCGCCGCACCCGCGGGCGTCAAGGTGGTCGACCATCACGACGACTACGCCGTGCTGGCCGTCCAGGGCAGCCGCTCGGACGAGGTGCTGGAGAAGGTCGGCCTGCCGACCGGCCACGGCTACATGTCCTTCGTCGAGGCCGAGCTGCACGACACCGGGGTCGGCGTCGTGGTGTGCCGCACGGGCTACACCGGCGAGCGCGGCTACGAGCTGGTCGTCGTCAACGACGCCGCGGGCGAGCTGTGGGACGCGCTGATGGCCGCCGGCGCCGAGCACGGCATCACGGCGTGCGGCCTCGGCGCCCGCGACACGCTCCGCACCGAGATGGGCTACCCGCTGCACGGCCAGGACATCGGGTTGGACACCAACCCGGTCGAGGCCGGGCTCGCGTGGGCGGTGGGCTGGAACAAGGAGTCCTTCTGGGGTCGCGACGCGGTCGTCCGGGTCAAGGAGGAGGGGCCCAGGCGCCGGCTGCGCGGTCTCGTCGCCCTCGGCCGTGGCATCCCGCGGCCCGGGATGGGGGTCACCCTCACCCACGACATCCCCCTGGCCGACATCACCTCCGGCACCTTCTCCCCGACGCTCAGGAAGGGCATCGGCCTGGCGCTGATCCCGACGATGGTCGCCGAGGACGCGCAGGTCGGCGTCGACGTCCGCGGCCGGCGCGAGATCTTCCAGCTCGTCAAGCCGCCGTTCGTGGACCCGTCTGTCAAGGAGTCCTGA